In Mycobacterium sp. Aquia_216, a genomic segment contains:
- a CDS encoding LysR family transcriptional regulator codes for MSIRALRFALTLAEELHFGRAAQRHYIAAQPFGRVIRELEASVGFQIFARTSRRVVVTQRGSEFLAQAQRVVEAFDTLTCRVRADPSADRLSFGVLGFGLGDLWGYLREALFAAHPGLEVGFTDVTFAEQYEVVRSGRADVGFVMAVGPIDGIDLLPVMVSERVAIVPRQSSLADAHRLSAGDVAEELFVDVDLGTSGMERWLGDAWVDRRSGDRVRYPAALTAAVALTNRITVHSAPAADYFPHPRVAFVPMDGPKCQIAIAVRSDDHRPPIEVIRHITPILSVSATSLRSR; via the coding sequence ATGAGCATTCGTGCCTTGCGGTTCGCGTTGACGTTGGCTGAGGAACTCCACTTCGGGCGTGCCGCGCAGCGCCACTACATCGCAGCTCAGCCGTTCGGGCGCGTCATCCGAGAGTTAGAAGCAAGCGTCGGTTTTCAGATCTTCGCCCGGACCAGCCGGCGAGTCGTCGTTACCCAGCGCGGCAGCGAGTTTCTCGCACAGGCCCAGCGCGTTGTGGAAGCCTTCGACACGCTGACTTGCCGTGTGCGGGCCGACCCGTCCGCGGACCGTTTGTCGTTTGGGGTACTGGGATTCGGTCTCGGCGACCTGTGGGGCTACCTGCGAGAGGCGCTCTTTGCGGCGCATCCGGGATTGGAAGTCGGCTTCACCGACGTCACCTTCGCCGAGCAGTACGAGGTGGTGCGGTCTGGGCGGGCCGACGTGGGATTCGTCATGGCCGTGGGACCAATCGATGGCATAGATCTGCTACCGGTAATGGTGTCGGAGCGCGTGGCAATCGTTCCGCGGCAGTCCTCGCTCGCCGACGCACACCGATTGTCCGCGGGTGACGTCGCTGAAGAACTGTTCGTCGATGTCGACTTGGGCACCTCCGGGATGGAGCGATGGCTCGGCGACGCCTGGGTGGACCGGAGGTCTGGGGATCGGGTGCGTTATCCCGCGGCGCTGACGGCCGCGGTTGCATTAACCAACCGCATCACGGTGCACTCGGCTCCTGCGGCCGACTACTTCCCGCATCCGCGAGTGGCATTCGTGCCCATGGACGGCCCCAAGTGCCAAATTGCCATCGCCGTTCGGTCGGATGACCATCGACCCCCAATCGAGGTAATCCGCCACATCACCCCCATCCTGAGCGTCTCGGCGACGTCGTTGCGATCCCGGTGA
- a CDS encoding SDR family NAD(P)-dependent oxidoreductase, translated as MSVDHLNEILQGKVAIVTGAASGIGLAITRRLNEYGVAVVAEDIDPAVDDLFAGVDTVAPLVGDVAAEQTAKDAVGLAHNRFGKLDILVNNAGTIINKPVVETTLEDWNHIIGTNATGAFLHTREAMRAMIPHQSGSIVNIGSYACFQTFKTISAYAASKGALAQLTRTAALEGIDNGIRVNALGVGDVVTNILGDPDDLVEHGKGAPINRAADPAEIAHIAAFLASDLASYAVGAVWMVDGGMSVAIPN; from the coding sequence GTGAGCGTCGATCATCTGAATGAGATCTTGCAAGGCAAGGTCGCCATCGTGACCGGAGCGGCGAGTGGGATCGGTCTGGCAATCACTCGACGGTTGAACGAATATGGCGTCGCGGTGGTAGCCGAGGATATCGACCCCGCCGTTGACGACCTGTTCGCCGGCGTCGACACCGTGGCCCCGTTAGTCGGCGACGTTGCGGCGGAGCAAACGGCGAAAGACGCGGTAGGCCTGGCCCATAACCGCTTTGGCAAGCTCGATATTCTCGTCAACAACGCCGGCACGATCATCAACAAACCCGTCGTCGAGACAACGCTCGAGGACTGGAATCACATCATCGGAACCAACGCCACCGGAGCCTTCCTGCACACTCGCGAAGCGATGCGCGCGATGATTCCCCATCAGAGTGGCTCCATCGTCAACATCGGTTCCTACGCTTGCTTTCAGACGTTCAAGACGATCTCCGCCTACGCCGCCTCCAAAGGTGCACTCGCACAGTTGACTCGAACTGCGGCCTTGGAGGGCATCGACAATGGAATCCGGGTCAACGCGCTCGGGGTCGGCGATGTGGTGACGAACATCCTCGGTGATCCGGACGATCTGGTGGAGCACGGAAAGGGCGCACCCATCAACCGGGCGGCCGACCCCGCTGAGATCGCGCACATCGCGGCCTTCCTGGCATCAGACCTCGCGAGCTATGCGGTCGGCGCGGTCTGGATGGTCGACGGCGGCATGAGCGTTGCCATCCCAAATTGA
- a CDS encoding ATP-binding protein yields MQLSCAGTADPATAGELRRSLRSWLRELPQAAPEVSEDIILGVYEALANCVEHAYRAAEVGTMSLQAAYDPAAQIISVCVSDRGAWHRRSPRQPHDPRASRGIMLMHALADHCTINARPDGTTVCLDYSAPQEH; encoded by the coding sequence GTGCAACTGAGTTGCGCGGGTACAGCCGACCCCGCCACCGCGGGCGAGCTGCGCCGCTCGCTGCGAAGCTGGCTGCGGGAGTTGCCACAGGCGGCACCGGAGGTCAGCGAGGACATCATTCTCGGCGTGTACGAAGCGCTTGCCAATTGCGTTGAACACGCCTACCGCGCCGCGGAAGTCGGCACCATGAGCCTTCAGGCCGCTTATGACCCAGCCGCACAGATCATCAGCGTCTGCGTCAGCGATCGGGGAGCATGGCATCGGCGTTCGCCGCGACAGCCCCACGACCCGCGCGCGTCCCGCGGCATCATGTTGATGCACGCCTTGGCAGACCACTGCACCATCAACGCTCGACCCGACGGCACCACCGTATGCCTTGATTATTCTGCGCCTCAAGAACATTGA
- a CDS encoding amidohydrolase family protein gives MSEHRIVVRGGHLLTMDAALGTIPIGDVLVEDGEITAVAPSLPTVDAEVIDARGHIVAPGLIDTHRHTWQSQMRALCSDWTLGDYFFGIRLAVAPAYTAEDVYLGNRLGALEALNAGVTTILDFSHCNNSPDHSDAAVAGLQDAGIRGVFAYGFFDSSPQTPQFFADHGDRIKDFERIAARYFHGSDGLLSLGVALTEVGLIPLHRTRAEIQAARAHDALTVTHTGNIWSLPSGIAELDAAGLLSPDQVHVHCNALTELEWDILARHRAKISISPESELNMGMGRLAFRAAEQRGIKPTLSTDITSLNSGDLFVQLRLALAFKRWADAEPTNLAGADPRQVLTSAYQALEWTTINAAEALRLQDRIGSITVGKRADLIVIGGSAINQHPQIDPAGTLVFQTCSDDVRTVLVDGKVVKRDGVLQGVNLPDLTKRADVSAEAILDRVRATVPRLPGTAPAAFDELAELITANLRSAR, from the coding sequence ATGTCGGAACACCGCATCGTCGTGCGCGGCGGCCATCTCCTCACCATGGACGCGGCGCTGGGCACAATTCCGATAGGCGACGTCCTCGTCGAAGACGGCGAAATCACGGCGGTGGCGCCTTCATTGCCGACCGTGGACGCTGAGGTCATTGACGCCCGGGGCCATATCGTCGCACCGGGATTGATCGACACCCACCGGCATACCTGGCAATCGCAGATGCGGGCGTTGTGTTCGGATTGGACGCTGGGCGACTATTTCTTCGGAATCCGGCTGGCCGTGGCGCCGGCGTACACCGCTGAGGATGTCTACCTGGGCAACCGGTTGGGCGCCCTGGAGGCTCTCAACGCCGGCGTCACCACCATTCTTGATTTTTCCCACTGCAATAACAGCCCCGACCACAGCGACGCGGCGGTTGCGGGTCTTCAAGACGCCGGCATTCGAGGCGTCTTCGCCTACGGTTTTTTCGACTCCAGCCCCCAAACGCCGCAGTTCTTCGCCGACCACGGCGACCGCATCAAGGACTTTGAGCGGATCGCGGCTCGCTATTTTCACGGCAGTGACGGTCTGCTCAGTCTCGGGGTGGCGTTGACCGAGGTCGGATTGATTCCCCTGCACCGCACGCGGGCCGAAATTCAGGCGGCCCGTGCCCACGATGCGTTGACCGTCACCCACACCGGCAACATTTGGTCACTTCCCAGCGGGATCGCCGAACTGGATGCGGCGGGCCTGCTCAGCCCGGACCAGGTGCACGTGCACTGCAACGCCTTAACCGAGCTGGAATGGGACATCCTGGCCCGGCACCGAGCCAAGATCTCGATCTCACCGGAGAGCGAGCTGAACATGGGCATGGGTCGGCTCGCGTTTCGGGCGGCCGAACAACGGGGCATCAAGCCAACGCTGTCCACCGACATTACGTCGCTGAATTCCGGCGATCTGTTCGTCCAGCTGCGGCTCGCACTGGCGTTCAAGCGCTGGGCCGACGCCGAGCCGACGAATCTAGCCGGAGCCGATCCACGGCAGGTGTTGACATCGGCATACCAGGCCTTGGAATGGACGACGATCAACGCGGCCGAAGCGTTGCGTCTTCAGGACCGCATCGGCAGCATCACGGTCGGCAAACGCGCCGACTTGATCGTGATCGGCGGATCGGCGATCAACCAGCACCCGCAGATCGATCCTGCCGGCACTCTCGTGTTCCAGACGTGTTCCGACGACGTCCGCACTGTGTTGGTCGACGGGAAAGTCGTCAAACGCGACGGTGTTCTGCAGGGGGTCAACCTGCCGGACCTGACGAAACGCGCCGACGTATCAGCTGAGGCGATCCTCGATCGGGTTCGGGCGACCGTGCCACGGCTACCTGGCACCGCTCCTGCAGCCTTCGATGAATTGGCCGAGTTGATCACCGCGAACCTACGGAGCGCACGGTGA
- a CDS encoding TetR/AcrR family transcriptional regulator, producing the protein MRSEPTGDQRRAPKRGVETTALILRAALKIGTEVGFDALTVELLAERTGIAKTTIYRRWPNISTVVMDAFLAEVDRAAPIVELPTARESLTVSMKSLAQLYRGPYGSTLRVLIGRAQIDDELRNAVVTRWVEPRRAVARSIISQGIRSQEIRDGLDPDLILDALYGPIYHRLLVPYQDIELSDSYVENLVDTIFNGVGLI; encoded by the coding sequence TTGCGATCGGAGCCGACTGGCGATCAGCGCCGCGCACCGAAGCGGGGAGTCGAAACGACGGCATTGATTTTGCGTGCCGCCCTCAAGATCGGCACGGAGGTTGGGTTCGACGCGTTGACGGTGGAACTGCTGGCCGAGCGCACCGGGATCGCCAAGACGACGATCTATCGGCGTTGGCCGAATATCTCAACCGTGGTGATGGACGCATTTCTGGCCGAAGTCGACCGCGCCGCACCGATCGTAGAACTTCCCACCGCGCGCGAAAGTCTAACCGTTTCAATGAAATCACTGGCCCAGCTGTATCGGGGTCCGTACGGCAGCACATTGCGCGTCTTGATCGGACGGGCACAGATCGATGACGAGTTGCGAAATGCCGTCGTGACGCGCTGGGTGGAGCCGAGGCGGGCCGTCGCTCGGTCCATTATCAGCCAAGGCATCCGGAGCCAGGAAATCCGGGACGGACTCGACCCCGATCTCATTCTCGACGCGCTCTACGGGCCGATCTATCATCGGCTGCTCGTTCCCTATCAGGACATCGAACTTTCCGACTCGTACGTCGAGAACTTGGTCGACACCATTTTCAACGGTGTGGGCCTCATCTGA
- a CDS encoding ABC1 kinase family protein has translation MPHQDSPLPQGRIRRTMPLVGFTARAAGGRLVAGLRRRAGEDDAVERFHERTAERYTELLGHSKGVLMKLGQSMSMIDTRALGTGGFWPYQKAMSRLQADAPPMHPELVREVLDAELGSAVGQFAEFSDEPIAAASIGQVHHGVLRDGREVAVKVQYPGVAQAIRDDLANTELLATFFRFMTSALGINPDFRSVAREAAARISEEVDYRHEAATIGRFAELYRGHPFIRVPSVIPEASSDRVLTMSYLDGMDWPQAQRADQDLKNVWAEAIVRFSQGSFRHANLLHADPHPGNYRFNADGTVGFLDYGCVKVLPELQRWRLVAMNRAVIERRKQDYRDLMVQAGFLAADSDLTADELYEWQSEMLHESIAAPQPATYTPETTARTIHGLFGVSDADHPMARMKAPEDFVFAGRLLLALCSVVVGLSATAPARAIIDDMDGVIEPITELGKLHHAWVRERGLPSALDHHDRA, from the coding sequence ATGCCGCATCAGGACAGCCCGCTACCGCAGGGTCGGATCCGCCGCACCATGCCGTTGGTGGGCTTCACCGCGCGAGCCGCCGGGGGCCGGCTCGTCGCAGGATTACGCCGACGAGCGGGCGAGGACGATGCCGTCGAACGCTTTCACGAACGCACTGCCGAGCGCTACACCGAACTACTCGGGCACTCCAAGGGCGTGCTGATGAAGCTCGGTCAGAGCATGTCAATGATCGACACGCGAGCGTTGGGCACGGGCGGGTTCTGGCCCTATCAGAAAGCCATGAGCCGGCTGCAGGCCGACGCTCCGCCGATGCATCCGGAGTTGGTTCGGGAAGTCCTCGACGCCGAGCTCGGTTCCGCCGTCGGCCAGTTTGCTGAGTTCAGTGACGAGCCGATAGCCGCCGCGTCGATCGGTCAAGTGCACCACGGGGTCCTGCGCGACGGTCGCGAGGTTGCTGTCAAGGTCCAGTATCCCGGTGTAGCCCAGGCGATCCGCGATGATCTGGCCAATACCGAGTTGTTGGCAACGTTTTTTCGGTTCATGACGTCGGCGCTGGGAATTAATCCGGATTTTCGGTCGGTGGCGCGCGAGGCGGCAGCACGGATCTCCGAAGAGGTGGACTATCGGCACGAGGCGGCCACCATCGGGAGGTTCGCCGAACTCTATCGAGGCCATCCGTTCATCCGAGTTCCCAGCGTGATTCCCGAAGCATCCAGCGACCGCGTCTTGACGATGAGCTACCTCGACGGAATGGACTGGCCGCAAGCGCAACGAGCCGATCAGGATCTGAAGAACGTCTGGGCCGAGGCCATCGTGCGCTTCAGTCAGGGCAGCTTCCGGCACGCGAATCTGTTGCACGCCGATCCTCATCCCGGCAACTACCGGTTCAACGCCGATGGCACCGTCGGCTTTTTGGACTACGGCTGCGTGAAGGTCCTGCCGGAACTGCAGCGCTGGCGACTGGTCGCCATGAATCGTGCCGTCATCGAGCGCCGCAAACAGGACTACCGCGACCTGATGGTGCAGGCCGGCTTCCTCGCCGCCGACTCCGACCTGACCGCTGACGAGCTGTATGAGTGGCAGTCGGAGATGCTCCACGAGTCCATCGCGGCACCCCAGCCGGCCACCTACACTCCCGAGACGACCGCACGCACGATTCACGGATTATTCGGCGTTAGTGACGCCGACCATCCGATGGCCCGCATGAAGGCGCCCGAGGACTTTGTGTTCGCCGGGCGCCTCCTGCTCGCCCTCTGCAGCGTCGTCGTCGGGCTATCGGCTACCGCGCCGGCGCGGGCCATCATCGACGACATGGACGGTGTCATCGAGCCGATCACTGAATTGGGCAAGCTGCATCACGCGTGGGTCCGGGAGCGCGGTCTCCCGTCGGCTTTGGACCACCATGACCGCGCCTGA
- a CDS encoding TetR/AcrR family transcriptional regulator, which produces MTTPASTRERLVSEAMRLFSAKGFDATSVSQIEAAAGLAPGSGALYHHFKSKEELLNAGIDRQLDRRHAMHDIRALFAGLGDMHAELTVLGRYLLSVVDEEIELLQIAARTSAGRSARLDTAYAALVDTLNSELAEWIMVWAPGMSQQQAKVSAALGVNGVLGARFATNLFHQSEARVPDDHYLAEWTEVLAARIQALSDN; this is translated from the coding sequence ATGACGACGCCCGCATCAACACGGGAACGGCTAGTAAGCGAGGCAATGCGGCTGTTCAGTGCGAAGGGATTCGACGCGACCAGCGTCTCCCAGATCGAAGCCGCCGCCGGATTGGCACCCGGCTCGGGCGCCCTCTATCACCACTTCAAATCCAAGGAAGAGCTCCTCAACGCAGGCATCGATCGCCAGCTGGACCGCCGCCACGCGATGCACGACATCCGCGCTCTCTTCGCGGGCCTCGGTGACATGCACGCCGAGCTGACCGTCCTGGGCAGGTACTTGCTCTCGGTCGTCGACGAAGAGATCGAACTGCTGCAGATCGCCGCGCGCACCTCCGCGGGCCGTTCCGCTCGCCTTGACACCGCCTATGCCGCCCTGGTCGATACGCTCAATAGCGAACTGGCGGAATGGATTATGGTCTGGGCGCCCGGGATGAGCCAACAACAGGCCAAGGTTTCCGCGGCACTCGGCGTCAACGGCGTTCTGGGGGCGCGCTTCGCCACCAACCTCTTCCACCAATCCGAGGCGCGCGTCCCCGACGATCACTACCTCGCCGAGTGGACCGAGGTGCTGGCCGCACGCATTCAGGCGCTCAGCGACAACTGA
- a CDS encoding response regulator codes for MTSPHPIDVLLVEDDPGDELITREAFEHHKIANKLHVAHDGAEGLDFLYRRGQFSNAPRPDLILLDLNLPKFNGRQVLQTVKSDPDLQDIPVVVLTTSSEQEDVLSSYNLHANAYVTKPVDLDQYMAAIRQIDSFFVQIVRLPRRG; via the coding sequence ATGACATCGCCCCATCCGATAGACGTGCTGCTCGTCGAGGACGACCCCGGCGATGAACTGATCACCCGAGAAGCGTTCGAGCACCACAAGATCGCCAACAAGCTCCACGTGGCCCATGACGGTGCCGAAGGACTGGATTTCCTTTATCGCCGTGGCCAATTCAGCAACGCACCGCGGCCCGATCTCATCTTGCTAGATCTCAATCTGCCCAAGTTCAACGGCCGCCAGGTCTTACAAACCGTCAAATCGGACCCCGACCTGCAAGACATTCCCGTCGTGGTACTAACCACGTCGTCGGAGCAGGAGGACGTTCTGAGCAGCTATAACCTGCACGCCAACGCCTACGTCACCAAGCCCGTCGACCTCGACCAGTACATGGCCGCGATCCGACAGATCGACAGCTTCTTCGTCCAGATTGTGCGGCTCCCACGACGTGGCTAG
- a CDS encoding SDR family NAD(P)-dependent oxidoreductase, which translates to MELKGKRVLITGASRGIGESLARAFVGAGATVALVARTESALRALAAELGGSAHVADLSDPLQVATLIQRVEHEIGPVDVLVNNAGVDTIGGFTDASGDDLRRVTEVNYVTPAELCRQAIPRMLRRGDGHIINVSSLAGCVALPGLATYSASKAALTQFTAALRAELRGLPIRTTLVELGPIPTDMQARAENYAPTANSFARFYRMQLLVDVPRETVATQVVSAVMKDRKHVRLPKRAVVFPMLVEAPRRTGELLLIGVPHQAKPLSVDDAETR; encoded by the coding sequence ATGGAGCTCAAAGGGAAGCGAGTGCTCATCACTGGGGCGTCGCGAGGCATCGGCGAAAGTCTTGCCCGTGCCTTCGTCGGTGCCGGGGCAACAGTGGCGCTCGTCGCGCGGACCGAGAGCGCCCTGCGGGCACTGGCCGCCGAGCTCGGGGGTTCTGCCCACGTTGCCGACCTATCGGATCCACTTCAAGTCGCCACCCTCATTCAACGCGTTGAGCACGAAATCGGGCCGGTCGACGTTCTCGTCAACAACGCGGGCGTCGACACCATCGGTGGTTTCACTGACGCGTCCGGCGATGACCTGCGACGGGTAACTGAGGTCAACTACGTCACCCCAGCCGAATTGTGCCGGCAAGCCATCCCCCGAATGCTTCGCCGCGGGGACGGCCACATTATCAACGTCTCTTCGCTCGCGGGCTGCGTGGCCCTTCCAGGGCTCGCGACCTACTCAGCGTCGAAAGCGGCTCTTACCCAGTTCACCGCGGCCCTGCGAGCCGAGCTTCGTGGATTGCCGATCCGCACAACACTGGTAGAGCTCGGACCGATCCCCACCGACATGCAGGCCCGTGCCGAGAATTACGCGCCGACAGCCAATTCCTTCGCCCGCTTCTACCGGATGCAGCTCCTCGTCGACGTACCGCGCGAAACCGTTGCCACACAGGTCGTCTCAGCCGTAATGAAAGACCGAAAGCATGTCCGACTACCCAAGCGAGCCGTCGTCTTCCCGATGCTCGTCGAGGCTCCCCGACGTACTGGTGAACTTCTTCTCATCGGCGTTCCTCATCAGGCAAAGCCGCTCAGCGTCGACGATGCAGAAACTCGGTGA
- a CDS encoding DUF732 domain-containing protein produces the protein MRDRETIDSELRRIAVWRQSLRQQGREPSSREVDELLDELLAHSSGASHPDPASPESALFVPDTWLRNNTTRTKPRRRVKGVLRRWGLLAALPLSLVAVVAAVVVMLAVHQRDSTAAQPEAQPEAQPTETPPSAAPPKPLAPAAPAPRVDIADAAFVGALKHEGVPVPSQEYVTAQGHAVCDFLAQQHTFADAVGFVQRSSVWDANQSTDVTAGAIVAYCPQSQPSVADQMQPAYQNTLSDLQAIEGKLQGIQDDLHGIQGGLEGLPGHP, from the coding sequence ATGCGCGACCGCGAGACGATCGACTCAGAATTGCGGCGCATCGCGGTCTGGCGTCAATCGCTGCGCCAGCAAGGCCGTGAACCGTCATCCCGAGAGGTCGACGAACTGCTCGACGAGCTGCTCGCCCACAGCTCGGGGGCGTCTCACCCCGACCCAGCGTCACCCGAAAGCGCGTTGTTTGTTCCCGACACCTGGTTGCGGAACAACACAACCCGCACCAAGCCGCGCCGACGTGTTAAGGGTGTGCTGCGCCGCTGGGGCCTCCTCGCGGCATTGCCGCTATCCCTGGTCGCCGTCGTCGCCGCGGTGGTGGTGATGTTGGCGGTCCACCAACGGGATTCGACGGCGGCGCAGCCGGAAGCGCAGCCGGAAGCGCAGCCGACGGAAACTCCGCCGTCGGCGGCACCGCCCAAGCCGTTGGCGCCGGCAGCACCCGCTCCGCGGGTCGACATTGCCGACGCGGCATTTGTCGGCGCGTTGAAGCACGAAGGCGTGCCGGTTCCCAGCCAGGAATACGTGACGGCCCAAGGGCACGCCGTCTGCGACTTCCTGGCGCAGCAACACACGTTCGCCGATGCGGTCGGCTTCGTGCAGCGATCGTCGGTATGGGACGCCAACCAAAGTACCGACGTCACCGCCGGTGCCATCGTTGCGTACTGCCCGCAGTCTCAACCTTCCGTGGCAGACCAGATGCAGCCGGCCTATCAGAACACTCTTTCTGACCTGCAGGCCATCGAAGGAAAACTGCAAGGCATCCAAGACGATCTGCACGGCATCCAGGGTGGACTGGAAGGCCTCCCAGGCCACCCGTAA
- a CDS encoding barstar family protein, whose protein sequence is MAGSVKLDKFLLQAIDGGPCVAIRHETPSPLLPPAEVEFRTVDGVHVKTLDALFDTFAKVWDFPPWFGHNYAAFDDFMRDLDNLTNKALEKPPARAYLTEVTHSHLLLVEEPEVFSWFANKMAFYRNHYRDELNPPAAFGLLLSAPGDKLPEVRQRWVSVGVQVAEVDVEPPPDATG, encoded by the coding sequence ATGGCAGGCTCCGTGAAACTAGACAAATTCTTACTGCAGGCGATTGATGGCGGGCCCTGCGTCGCTATACGTCACGAGACGCCGTCGCCACTGTTACCCCCGGCCGAAGTCGAATTTCGCACGGTTGACGGTGTACACGTAAAAACGCTGGATGCCCTCTTCGACACCTTCGCAAAGGTCTGGGATTTTCCGCCCTGGTTCGGCCACAATTACGCGGCCTTTGATGACTTCATGAGGGATCTGGACAACCTGACTAATAAAGCTCTTGAGAAGCCACCTGCTCGCGCATATCTAACCGAGGTGACTCATTCCCATCTCCTGCTGGTCGAAGAGCCCGAAGTTTTCTCCTGGTTCGCCAACAAAATGGCGTTTTACCGTAATCACTATCGTGACGAACTCAACCCGCCGGCGGCCTTCGGCTTATTGCTTTCCGCTCCCGGCGATAAGCTCCCCGAAGTCCGCCAACGGTGGGTATCCGTCGGCGTCCAAGTCGCAGAAGTGGACGTCGAGCCACCTCCGGACGCAACTGGTTAG
- a CDS encoding cytochrome P450: MTAPDVRAQLPWDAADPFSYYERRRHEGDVVWDHATGAWLVLGYHAVQHVLGGSNWTSSPLANPITRDVFGAVDPDILRSNILFTDGVDHQRLRDSVRDVFTRSFIAGLHEGIEAIATETIDRISTAGEFDFMTEIASPLPIAVVAAWMGLDVDTARLFGDESPAISEMLSGVADISAINAGTEAFAALVAELLPLAADRRTHRRDDLLGFIAADRNLELEDVVTTAVIIAVAGHETTANLLGAAMIRLLKPGPRGVRPIDIIDTVDDRLVSELLRLDGPVQAVGRTATCDHIVGGVAVHAGEPALAVIGAANRDPEVFPWPRRLQIDRAGPAPLTFGYGSHYCLGAALARLEIAVALRHILARRPVLRGDPSWRDTPAIRGPSHLTILFEGD; encoded by the coding sequence ATGACCGCGCCTGACGTCCGGGCCCAGTTGCCGTGGGATGCGGCCGACCCCTTTTCCTACTACGAGCGCCGACGCCATGAAGGCGACGTGGTCTGGGATCACGCTACGGGGGCTTGGCTGGTGCTCGGCTATCACGCCGTGCAACACGTTCTCGGCGGATCCAACTGGACGAGTAGCCCGTTGGCGAACCCCATCACTCGGGATGTGTTTGGGGCTGTGGATCCAGATATCTTGCGCAGCAATATCTTATTCACCGATGGCGTCGATCATCAGCGGCTGCGTGATTCGGTTCGCGACGTCTTCACCCGCTCTTTCATCGCTGGTCTGCACGAGGGTATCGAAGCGATCGCGACGGAAACGATCGACCGCATATCCACCGCGGGCGAGTTCGACTTCATGACCGAAATCGCATCACCGCTACCGATCGCTGTCGTCGCAGCCTGGATGGGCCTCGATGTAGACACGGCACGATTGTTCGGTGACGAATCGCCGGCGATCAGCGAGATGCTCAGTGGTGTCGCAGACATCAGCGCTATCAACGCCGGAACAGAGGCCTTCGCGGCACTGGTCGCCGAGCTTCTCCCGCTGGCGGCCGACCGCCGCACCCACCGCCGCGACGACCTGCTCGGATTCATCGCCGCCGACCGCAACCTCGAACTCGAAGATGTCGTCACCACTGCGGTGATCATCGCCGTCGCGGGACATGAAACGACCGCAAACCTGTTGGGTGCAGCCATGATCCGTCTCTTGAAGCCCGGCCCCAGAGGTGTCCGGCCCATCGACATCATCGACACGGTCGACGATCGACTTGTCAGCGAGCTGCTGCGCCTCGACGGACCCGTACAGGCGGTGGGGCGCACCGCCACGTGCGACCACATCGTCGGCGGCGTTGCAGTCCATGCGGGCGAGCCGGCCCTGGCCGTCATCGGCGCCGCCAACCGCGATCCGGAGGTCTTCCCCTGGCCCAGACGACTTCAGATAGACCGCGCCGGACCTGCGCCGCTGACATTCGGCTACGGCTCACACTACTGTCTGGGCGCCGCGCTCGCCCGGCTCGAGATCGCCGTGGCACTGCGCCACATCCTGGCGCGCCGCCCGGTGCTTCGTGGCGATCCCAGTTGGCGGGACACACCGGCTATCCGCGGACCGTCGCACCTGACCATCCTCTTCGAGGGCGACTAA